A single region of the Nicotiana sylvestris chromosome 6, ASM39365v2, whole genome shotgun sequence genome encodes:
- the LOC104249556 gene encoding vacuolar protein sorting-associated protein 2 homolog 1, whose protein sequence is MSFLFGKRKTPAELLRENKRMLDKSIREIERERQGLQTQEKKLIAEIKKSAKQGQMGAVKVMAKDLIRTRHQVEKFYKLKSQLQGVSLRIQTLKSTQAMGEAMKGVTKAMGQMNRQMNLPALQRIMQEFEMQNEKMEMVSEVMGDAIDDALEGDEEEEETEELVNQVLDEIGISMNNELVNAPSSAVAAPAAKNKVAQAEASEHDDGGIDSDLQARLDNLRKM, encoded by the exons ATGAGTTTCCTATTCGGAAAGAGAAAAACTCCTGCAG AGCTCCTGCGTGAAAATAAGCGTATGCTTGATAAATCTATCCGAGAAATAGAAAGGGAGCGACAGGGGCTACAAACACAAGAGAAGAAGCTAATTGCAGAGATAAAGAAAAGTGCAAAGCAAGGGCAGATG GGTGCTGTAAAGGTGATGGCAAAAGATCTTATCAGGACAAGGCATCAGGTTGAAAAATTTTACAAGCTTAAGTCCCAACTTCAAGGTGTCTCCCTCAGAATACAG ACTTTGAAATCAACACAAGCAATGGGTGAAGCAATGAAAGGTGTTACAAAGGCAATGGGACAGATGAACAGGCAGATGAATTTGCCGGCATTGCAGAGAATAATGCAAGAATTTGAGATGCAAAATGAAAAGATGGAAATGGTGAGTGAGGTGATGGGAGATGCCATCGATGATGCTTTGGAAGGggatgaggaagaagaagaaactgaagagTTGGTGAACCAGGTCCTTGATGAGATTGGAATTAGTATGAATAATGAG CTTGTCAATGCTCCTTCTTCTGCGGTGGCTGCTCCAGCAGCGAAAAACAAGGTTGCACAAGCTGAGGCAAGTGAACATGACGACGGTGGGATAGACAGTGATCTGCAAGCAAGGTTAGACAATTTGAGGAAAATGTAA